The following coding sequences are from one Oryzias melastigma strain HK-1 linkage group LG20, ASM292280v2, whole genome shotgun sequence window:
- the fzd8a gene encoding frizzled-8 has product MRHSSGGGDGMDMFGIYLLLSIALLPRSSCTTAKEITCQGIAVPLCKGIGYNYTYMPNQFNHDTQDEAGLEVHQFWPLVEIQCSPDLKFFLCSMYTPICLEDYKKPLPPCRSVCERARAGCAPLMRQYGFPWPDRMRCDLLPVQGNPDTLCMDYNRTDSTTASPVLSKPTNHPGRSPKSKPGKYKPPAAPCEPGCRCLEPMVAVTTERHPLYNRVKTGQVTNCAMPCHNPYFTHDERAFTAFWIGLWSVLCFVSTFATVATFLIDMERFKYPERPIIFLSACYMFVSVGYIVRLIAGHEKVACNRDFDVEHIHYETTGPALCTIVFLLIYFFGMASSIWWVILSLTWFLAAGMKWGNEAIASYAQHFHLAAWLIPSMKSIAVLALSSVDGDSVAGICYVGNQNLDNLRGFVLAPLVIYLFIGTMFLLAGFVSLFRIRSVIKQGGTKTDKLEKLMIRIGIFTVLYTVPATVIVACYFYEQHNRQDWEMTHNCSSCLLERARSGPDYAVFMLKYFMCLLVGITSGVWIWSGKTLDSWRTFCTRCCWGSKGTGGSMYSDASTGLTWRSGTASSVSCRKQMPLSQV; this is encoded by the coding sequence ATGCGCCACAGCAGCGGAGGGGGGGACGGCATGGACATGTTTGGGATTtacctcctcctctccatcgCTCTCCTTCCCCGCTCCAGCTGCACCACAGCTAAGGAGATCACCTGCCAGGGGATCGCCGTGCCTCTGTGCAAGGGCATCGGCTACAACTACACCTACATGCCCAACCAGTTCAACCACGACACGCAGGACGAGGCCGGCCTGGAGGTGCACCAGTTCTGGCCCCTGGTGGAGATCCAGTGCTCCCCGGACCTGAAGTTCTTCCTGTGCAGCATGTACACCCCGATCTGCCTGGAGGACTACAAGAAGCCGCTGCCGCCGTGCCGGAGCGTGTGTGAGAGAGCGCGCGCCGGCTGCGCGCCGCTCATGAGGCAGTACGGGTTCCCGTGGCCGGACAGGATGAGGTGCGACCTGCTGCCCGTGCAGGGCAACCCGGACACTCTGTGCATGGACTACAACCGGACCGACTCCACCACGGCGTCGCCCGTGCTGTCCAAACCCACCAACCACCCGGGGAGGAGCCCGAAGAGCAAACCCGGGAAGTACAAGCCGCCCGCCGCGCCCTGCGAGCCCGGATGCCGGTGTCTGGAGCCCATGGTGGCGGTGACCACGGAGCGCCACCCGCTCTACAACCGGGTGAAGACCGGGCAGGTCACCAACTGCGCCATGCCGTGCCACAACCCCTACTTTACGCACGACGAGCGCGCCTTCACGGCGTTCTGGATCGGGCTGTGGTCCGTGCTGTGCTTCGTGTCCACCTTCGCCACGGTGGCTACGTTCCTCATCGACATGGAGCGCTTCAAGTACCCGGAGCGACCCATCATCTTCCTGTCCGCCTGCTACATGTTCGTGTCCGTGGGCTACATCGTCAGGCTGATCGCGGGACACGAGAAAGTGGCGTGCAACCGCGACTTTGACGTGGAGCACATCCACTACGAGACCACGGGCCCCGCGCTGTGCACCAtcgtcttcctcctcatctACTTCTTCGGCATGGCCAGCTCCATCTGGTGGGTCATCCTGTCGCTCACGTGGTTCCTCGCCGCGGGGATGAAGTGGGGCAACGAGGCGATCGCCAGTTACGCGCAGCACTTCCACCTGGCCGCGTGGCTCATCCCGAGCATGAAGTCCATCGCGGTGCTGGCGCTCAGCTCCGTGGACGGGGACTCGGTGGCCGGGATCTGCTACGTGGGGAACCAGAACCTGGACAACCTGCGCGGCTTCGTCCTGGCGCCTCTGGTCATCTATTTATTCATCGGAACCATGTTCCTGCTGGCCGGGTTCGTGTCGCTCTTCAGGATCCGCAGCGTCATCAAGCAGGGCGGCACCAAAACCGACAAGCTGGAGAAGCTGATGATCCGGATCGGGATCTTCACGGTGCTCTACACGGTCCCGGCCACCGTCATCGTGGCGTGTTACTTCTACGAGCAGCACAACCGGCAGGACTGGGAGATGACGCACAACTGCTCCAGCTGCCTGCTGGAGCGCGCGCGCAGCGGCCCGGACTACGCCGTCTTCATGCTCAAGTACTTCATGTGCCTTCTGGTGGGCATCACGTCCGGAGTCTGGATCTGGTCCGGGAAGACTCTGGACTCGTGGAGGACTTTCTGCACGCGCTGCTGCTGGGGCAGCAAGGGCACCGGCGGCTCCATGTACAGCGACGCCAGCACCGGGCTGACGTGGAGGTCAGGCACGGCCAGCTCGGTGTCCTGCCGCAAACAGATGCCCCTGTCACAGGTCTGA